The Henckelia pumila isolate YLH828 chromosome 2, ASM3356847v2, whole genome shotgun sequence genome includes a window with the following:
- the LOC140877544 gene encoding glutathione S-transferase T3-like, translated as MTSSKRGVAFSIEEDELLVTAYLDVSQNPIIGLNQSRNTLWSRVAATCNEQLTGNSTEPRTTKALQCRWFNINKIVLNFSSCVSQVEHSRPSGASEKDILDRAKALFKQSSGSAWRLDHIWQLLKDQEKFRPSNAVLPNFVPNHRNIDSSQSDYSPNTESPTTDSPGLSGFAINLDEDSPSGGLKRPIGIKKAKGKKKS; from the exons ATGACTTCATCTAAACGTGGTGTTGCTTTCTCAATCGAGGAGGATGAACTCCTTGTCACGGCGTATCTTGACGTCTCCCAAAATCCAATAATTGGTTTAAACCAATCACGAAATACGTTGTGGTCGCGAGTTGCAGCAACCTGCAATGAACAACTCACTGGTAACTCGACAGAACCTCGTACAACTAAGGCCCTTCAATGCCGTTGGTTTAACATAAacaagattgttctaaactttAGTTCATGCGTTAGCCAGGTGGAACATAGCCGTCCAAGTGGTGCTTCTGAGAAAGACATT TTGGATCGAGCAAAAGCATTATTTAAGCAATCATCTGGGTCGGCTTGGAGGTTGGATCATATTTGGCAGTTACTTAAGGATCAGGAAAAGTTTAGGCCATCCAACGCTGTTTTACCTAATTTCGTACCAAACCATAGGAATATCGATTCCTCACAGTCAGACTATTCTCCCAACACAGAATCACCAACAACAGATTCTCCAGGTCTATCCGGATTTGCTATAAATCTGGATGAAGATAGCCCATCAGGGGGTTTAAAGCGTCCAATTGGCATAAAAAAGGCCAAAGGGAAGAAAAAAAGCTAA